The region GGGATTCTGTAGATACGCCTTACAGGTATCGACGAGTACGTCACCTGCCTGCTGAACATCCGACCAGCGGATGAATTCGTTGGGGAAGTGCGCCTGATCAATCGTCCCCGGACCAAAGATGACTGTCGGAATCCCCTCTGCGATGTAAAAGCGAGAGTCAGCACTGTAGGTTTTCCCGATCGGTTGCGTCTCTTCGATGCCATGGTTGAGCATGGCCGACTGGAGTCGCTGAACGATCGGACTGTCAGCTTCGAGTTCGGAGGGCTCGAAGTGAATAGCGCGTCGCTCGAACGTCGGCGGGTGGTCCATCAACCACTCGCTGTCCTCGACGACGCTCTGGAGACGCTCCTCGTACTCCGCTTCCGCAGCTTCGAGAGTCTCTGACGGGGCAAACCCAATTCGAACCTGAGCCGTTAGACGCGCCGGTACGTTCGAAGCCCAGTCACCTGCGTTGACAACTCCAATGTTCATCGGCCAATTCACCGGGTAATCGTACAGCGGATGCGTGATCCGGTTGTGACGCTCCCGTTCGAGTTCTTCGAACGCACGATGGATCCGGTTGAAATGTGGGAGTACGGACTCGCCGCGCCACCGGGTCGCAGCGTGCGCTGAGCGTCCCGAAACGGTCAATTCTTTCATTAATACACCCGCTGTCGCCGTCACAACTCTCTGGTCAGTAGGTTCTGTGATGATCGCTGCGTCCCGGTCGAACGGATAGGGGTTAGATAGCGCCGCTGCGGGTGCTCCGATTCCACCTTCCTCCTCACCGGTGACGCTTTCGACGATTACACGCCCGTCAATCTCGTCCGCGTACTCATCATGGAGATGCTTCGCGACGAAGACGAGCAACGCGAGGTTCGTCTTCATGTCCGCCGCCCCCCGCGCGTGCAGTTTCTCCCCGTCCCAGTGCGGTTCGAACGGATCTGTCTCCCAGGATGCATCGTCGGCGGGAACTACGTCTACGTGTCCGTTGA is a window of Haloferax sp. Atlit-12N DNA encoding:
- a CDS encoding M20 family metallopeptidase; this translates as LASLPSFPPADEIDAADRPSVAGVLEFGDPEAGPTLVLNGHVDVVPADDASWETDPFEPHWDGEKLHARGAADMKTNLALLVFVAKHLHDEYADEIDGRVIVESVTGEEEGGIGAPAAALSNPYPFDRDAAIITEPTDQRVVTATAGVLMKELTVSGRSAHAATRWRGESVLPHFNRIHRAFEELERERHNRITHPLYDYPVNWPMNIGVVNAGDWASNVPARLTAQVRIGFAPSETLEAAEAEYEERLQSVVEDSEWLMDHPPTFERRAIHFEPSELEADSPIVQRLQSAMLNHGIEETQPIGKTYSADSRFYIAEGIPTVIFGPGTIDQAHFPNEFIRWSDVQQAGDVLVDTCKAYLQNPNSSPERSE